In Janthinobacterium agaricidamnosum NBRC 102515 = DSM 9628, the DNA window GCACGATGCGGGTCGGGTCGCTGCCCGGCACCACCGCGCCGTGGCCGCCGAACCAGAATTCGGAATAACCGCCCAGCACCGTCAGCGCGGCCGACGCCATGCACACCAGGCCGTAGGTGCGCATGCCGGCGGCGCGGCCGTGATACGAGCGCTCGTAACCGACCAGCAAGCCGAGCAGCAGCGCGCCGATCAGGTTCAGCAAGATCACGCCATTGGTCGCCAGCTCGGCCGGCGACCAATACGAGCGCAGGAACTCAATCGTCGGCATGCGGCGCTTTTTTGGTCAGCTGCTGTTCAAACGCGACATCGAGCTTGCTGGCGCGGCGCGGGGTTTGCGGCCCCAGCTGGTTGACGAAAGCGACAAATTCGTCGAGCTCCAGCGGCGCGCACAGCGGCGGCTTGCCCGGCCCTTCGGTCAGGAAAAACAATTCGCTGCCGGTGCGCGCCATCGAATACTGGCTGTTGCCGCTGCGGACCTTGAGGCGCTCGATGGCGGATGTGGCGCGGGTAGAACGCATGTCAGATGGCTCCGGTTCGGGTGTCCAGCCAGGCCAGCGCGGCGCCCGACAGGTGTGGCGCCAGGCGCGTGCGCACCGTGGCGTGGTAATCGTTGAGCCAGGCCGCCTCGTCATCGCGCAGCAGCGCGCGGTCGATGCAGCGGGTGTCGATCGGGCACAGCGTCAGGGTTTCGAAACGCAGGAAATCGCCGAACTCGGTGCTGTCCGCCGGGCGGTTCAAGACCAGGTTTTCGATCCGGATGCCCCAGCGGCCGGGCCGGTAAATGCCCGGTTCGATCGAGGTGATCATGCCCGGCTCCATCGCCGTGTGCGGTTCCGGCAGCGCCGATTGCGAAATCGATTGCGGACCTTCGTGCACGTTCAGGAAGAATCCCACGCCATGGCCGGTGCCGTGGCCAAAGTCGATGCCCTCGGCCCACAGCGGCGCGCGGGCGATCGCATCGAGCATCGGCGACTTGACGCCGCGCGGGAATTGCGCCGCCGACAGCGCGATCATGCTTTTCAAGACCAGCGTGACATCGCGCCGCTGCGCCGCCGTGATGGTCCCGACCGGCACCACGCGGGTGATGTCGGTGGTGCCGCCCAGATACTGGCCGCCGGAATCGATCAGCAGCAAGCCGTCGCCCTCGATGGTCGCTTCCTGCCCTTCGACGGCGTGGTAATGCATGATCGCGCCATTCGCATTGAAACCGGCGATGGTACCGAAGCTGGGGCTGACAAAGCCGGGACGGCTGGCGCGCGCCGCCGTCAAATGGCGTTCGATGCCGACTTCGGTCAGCATGTCGCGCGCCGGATCGGCCAGCGTCGCTTCCAGCCATGTAAAGAATTCGCACAGCGCCGCACCGTCCTGCTCCATCGTCGCGCGCACATGGTTGGCTTCGGCGTCGCTCTTTTTCGACTTGGCGAACGTGGTCGGATTGACCGCCTCGACCACCTTGACCCTGGCCGGCACGGCCTCGCGCGTGCCGAAGGTGATGCGGCGCGGGTCGAGCAGCAGCACCGCTTCGGGCACCAGCGCGGCCAGCGCGCCGTGCACCTGGCCGTACGGCGCCACGTCGATGCCCTCTTCGGCCAGCTTGGTGCGCAGCTCGGGCGCCAGCTTGCCGTCGGCCACGAACAGCGTGGCGCGGTTCGGACAGATCAGCGCGTGGGCCAGGAATACCGGGTTGTAATTGACGTCGGCGCCGCGCAGGTTGAACAGGTAGGCGATGTCGTCCAGCGTCGACACCACATGGTGGCTGGCGCCGTGCTGCGCCATTGCGCTGCGCAAGTCGGCCAGCTTGCCGATGCGCGACTTCGACGCATACGGCGGCAAGTGTTCAAAGATCGGCGCGGCCGGCAGCGCCGGACGGTCGGACCACACCTGCTCCAGCAAATCGGTATCGGTGCGCAGGGTCACGTCCTTGGCGCCCAGCGCCTGCTGCAGCAGGCGCGCGGTGGCCAGGCCCAGCACCGCGCCGTCGACCGCCACGCTCTGGCCGGGTTTCATGTAGCTAGCCAGCCAGTCGACATACAGCACGCTGGCGCCGGACGGGATCTTCATCAATTGCACCGCGGTGCCGGCCAGTTCGGACTCGGCCTGGGTCCAGTAGCGGCCATCGGTCCAGACGCCGGCAAAGTCGGCGGTGACGATGAAGGTGCCGACCGAACCGCTAAAGCCGCTCAGCCATTGACGCCCCTTCCAGCGCGCCGGCAGGTATTCGGACACATGCGGATCGGCCGACGGCACCAAAAAAGCGTCGATTTTTTGCGTCCGCATCACTTGGCGCAAGTGCGCCAGGCGTGCGGCCAGCGCGGATTTTTCTGGAGTATGCATAAGGTATATCGAATCGGTGGGTCAAATCGCTTATTCAAGCCTGCCGCGAGCGGCAAAAACAAGACTCTATGATACCCCGATTGCGCCTGCCGCTGCGGCGATGCGGACAATCCAGGAATGATAGCCGCCGCTCCAAACAATTGCGCTGGATCAACTAAGCGTCTCCAGTTGGCCTAATGCAAGGATTTTTGGGGCGAATGTCTGTCATCATCATTTTGCGGCGCATCATCAAAAGAAATCTCATTAAAAGGCAATATTGCATGCCAACGCACGTTACTATCGTCCGATAAAATCAAAGCAACGTACGCCGTACGGAATCATCGGATGGCGCTGTCGAAATAAGAACCTATCCCGGTAGGGAGCGTCGTCTGATGGCTGCTCATCAGAAGCGTGGGCAAGACGCGAGGAGGACGCATGGCGAGCCATGCTACGACGAACAACGAAGATCCACGCTGTTGAGGGGCTGTCAGCAGGCGATGTATTCTCTACTGGGATAGGTTCCAAGCAACAGGGAGACACTGGTGCAAACAGACAATACGGTAATGCTGCCTACCTTTCCGCGCCGCTTGATGCGGCACGCCAGGGAACGCGGCGGCCGGCCGGCATTCCGCGAAAAACACCTCGGCATCTGGCAAACCTGGAACTGGGAACAAGCCAGCGACGAAGTGCGCGCCATCGCTTGCGGCCTGGCCGCGCTCGGCTTCCAGCGCGGCATGCACCTGGCCATCGTCGGCGACAACCGGCCGCGCCTGTACTGGGCCATGCTGGCGGCGCAATGCATAGGCGGCGTCGCGGTGCCGCTGTACCAGGATGCGCCGGCGGCCGACATGGCGTATGTGATGCAGGACGCCGAGATCCGCTACGCCATCGTCGAAGACCAGGAACAAGTCGACAAGCTGCTGGAAATGCGGGATATATACCCGCACATCCGCCATATCGCCTACGACGACGCACGCGGCATGCGCCATTACCAGCAGCCGGAATTGCTGTCCTGCGCCAGTCTGCAAGAGCTGGGGCGGAGGTACGACCGCGACCATCCGGGCTTTTTCGAAGCGTCGATCGACGCCGGCAAGGCCGGCGATACGGCGCTGATCCTGTACACCTCGGGCACCACCGGCAAGCCGAAAGGCGTATGCCAGAGCCACGCGGCGCTGCTGGCGGCCGGCGAAGGCGGCGTGCGGTTCGACCGGCTGACCGATAGCGAAGAGATCCTGTCCTACCTGCCGATGGCGTGGGTCGGCGACTGCCTGTTTTCGCTGGCGCAGGCGATGGTGGCCGGTTTCACCGTCAATTGTCCGGAGTCAAGCGACACGCTGCTGACCGACATGCGCGAAATCGGCCCGACCTGTTATTTCGCGCCGCCGCGGGTGTTTGAAAACATGCTGACCAGCGTCATGATACGGATGGAAGACGCCAGCCCGCTCAAGCGCCGCATGTTCCACCATTTCATGGCGCTCGCCAGGCGCTGCGGACCGCAAATTCTGGACCGCAAGCCGGTGCCGCTGGGCCAGCGGCTGCACTATGGCCTCGGCCGGCTGCTGGTCTACGGACCGCTGAAAAACGTGCTGGGCCTGTCGCGCGTGCGGGTCGCCTACACGGCCGGCGCGGCGATCGGCCCCGACCTGTTCCGCTTTTACCGCTCGATCGGCGTCAACCTGAAGCAGCTATATGGTTCAACCGAAACCTGCGCCTATGTCTGTCTGCAGCCGGACGGCCATATCAAGTTCGACAGCGTCGGCTTGCCGGCCCCCGGCGTGGAGGTGAAACTGGCGCCCAACGGCGAGGTCCTGGTCAAGTCCAGGGCCACCATGAGCGGCTATTTCAGGCGTCCGGAAGCGACCGCCGAAGCGATCGACGCCGACGGTTATTTCCATACCGGCGACGCCGGCCTGTTCGACGCCGACGGCCACTTGAAAATCATCGACCGCGCGGCCGACGTCGGCCGGCTGAACAACGGCGCCATCTTCGCGCCGAACTATATCGAAAACAAGCTCAAGTTCTTCCCCTTCATCAAGGAAGCGGTGGTCTTCGGCGATCGCCGCGACCAGGTCTGCGCCTTCATCAATATCGACATCGACGCGGTCGGCAACTGGGCCGAACGGCGCGGCATCGCCTACGCCGGCTACACCGACCTGGCGGCGCAACGGCAAACCTATGAGCTGGTGGCTGGCTGCATCGGCCAGGTCAATGCCGAACTGGCGGCCGATCCGCTGATGGCGTCGACCCAGGTGCGGCGCTTCCTGGTGCTGCACAAGGAGCTCGATCCGGACGACGGCGAATTGACGCGCACGCGCAAGGTCCGGCGCGCCTTCATCGCCGAAAAATACGCGCTGCTGATCGACGCGCTGTACGCCGGCAAGACCTCGCAATACATCAAGACG includes these proteins:
- a CDS encoding aminopeptidase P family protein — its product is MHTPEKSALAARLAHLRQVMRTQKIDAFLVPSADPHVSEYLPARWKGRQWLSGFSGSVGTFIVTADFAGVWTDGRYWTQAESELAGTAVQLMKIPSGASVLYVDWLASYMKPGQSVAVDGAVLGLATARLLQQALGAKDVTLRTDTDLLEQVWSDRPALPAAPIFEHLPPYASKSRIGKLADLRSAMAQHGASHHVVSTLDDIAYLFNLRGADVNYNPVFLAHALICPNRATLFVADGKLAPELRTKLAEEGIDVAPYGQVHGALAALVPEAVLLLDPRRITFGTREAVPARVKVVEAVNPTTFAKSKKSDAEANHVRATMEQDGAALCEFFTWLEATLADPARDMLTEVGIERHLTAARASRPGFVSPSFGTIAGFNANGAIMHYHAVEGQEATIEGDGLLLIDSGGQYLGGTTDITRVVPVGTITAAQRRDVTLVLKSMIALSAAQFPRGVKSPMLDAIARAPLWAEGIDFGHGTGHGVGFFLNVHEGPQSISQSALPEPHTAMEPGMITSIEPGIYRPGRWGIRIENLVLNRPADSTEFGDFLRFETLTLCPIDTRCIDRALLRDDEAAWLNDYHATVRTRLAPHLSGAALAWLDTRTGAI
- a CDS encoding AMP-dependent synthetase/ligase — protein: MLPTFPRRLMRHARERGGRPAFREKHLGIWQTWNWEQASDEVRAIACGLAALGFQRGMHLAIVGDNRPRLYWAMLAAQCIGGVAVPLYQDAPAADMAYVMQDAEIRYAIVEDQEQVDKLLEMRDIYPHIRHIAYDDARGMRHYQQPELLSCASLQELGRRYDRDHPGFFEASIDAGKAGDTALILYTSGTTGKPKGVCQSHAALLAAGEGGVRFDRLTDSEEILSYLPMAWVGDCLFSLAQAMVAGFTVNCPESSDTLLTDMREIGPTCYFAPPRVFENMLTSVMIRMEDASPLKRRMFHHFMALARRCGPQILDRKPVPLGQRLHYGLGRLLVYGPLKNVLGLSRVRVAYTAGAAIGPDLFRFYRSIGVNLKQLYGSTETCAYVCLQPDGHIKFDSVGLPAPGVEVKLAPNGEVLVKSRATMSGYFRRPEATAEAIDADGYFHTGDAGLFDADGHLKIIDRAADVGRLNNGAIFAPNYIENKLKFFPFIKEAVVFGDRRDQVCAFINIDIDAVGNWAERRGIAYAGYTDLAAQRQTYELVAGCIGQVNAELAADPLMASTQVRRFLVLHKELDPDDGELTRTRKVRRAFIAEKYALLIDALYAGKTSQYIKTQVRFEDGRSGSSSAELRIWDSQALPVLEQAA